One genomic segment of Alphaproteobacteria bacterium includes these proteins:
- a CDS encoding DUF502 domain-containing protein: MERAPVSQRTPIRSVGRYIVVGVITAAPLAITWIIVDFLFGQLSRIGRPWVRAVARTVAPEQPLLAAWLQNETLLSILAAITILAALWALGWMTTRVVGRRLIGFFERLIGLVPFVDKIYQATKRFLTVAGSSSDGERRVVLINFPSPEMKAIGLITRTLRDKETGKELAAVYVPTSPNPTSGYIEIVPMRNVTFTDWTFDEAMAFVVTGGSNAPETITYFAKPDEQGSAT, from the coding sequence ATGGAGAGAGCCCCTGTGAGCCAGAGAACTCCCATAAGGTCTGTCGGACGATACATCGTCGTCGGGGTCATCACGGCGGCGCCGCTTGCGATCACCTGGATCATCGTCGACTTCCTCTTCGGGCAGCTGTCGCGCATCGGACGTCCCTGGGTGAGAGCGGTTGCGCGTACGGTTGCCCCGGAACAGCCCCTCCTGGCCGCCTGGCTCCAGAACGAGACGCTTCTGTCGATCCTTGCCGCCATCACCATACTGGCCGCGCTATGGGCGCTTGGCTGGATGACGACCCGTGTGGTCGGGCGACGGTTGATCGGCTTCTTCGAGAGGTTGATCGGCCTGGTCCCCTTCGTCGACAAGATCTATCAGGCGACGAAGCGATTCCTGACGGTCGCTGGCAGCTCGTCCGATGGCGAGAGGCGCGTGGTCCTGATCAACTTCCCCTCGCCCGAAATGAAGGCCATCGGCCTCATCACCCGCACGCTCAGGGACAAGGAAACCGGCAAGGAGCTGGCTGCCGTCTACGTGCCGACTTCGCCGAACCCGACCTCGGGCTATATCGAGATCGTGCCCATGCGCAACGTGACGTTCACCGACTGGACTTTCGACGAGGCGATGGCATTCGTCGTCACCGGCGGCTCCAATGCGCCCGAGACGATCACGTACTTCGCCAAGCCGGATGAGCAAGGGAGCGCGACATGA
- a CDS encoding monovalent cation/H+ antiporter subunit A yields the protein MEPAPLIALLLTPFVAAPLVAALARRRRRDAAWAAAAAKLVGLALLAPLVPGVLAGDSTVVRLSWLPEWGLDIALRLDGLGLMFALLILGIGLLIVLYAAYYLPEYDRLGRFYALLLTFAGGMLGVVLAENLILMLVFWEVTSLTSFLLIAYKYEAHDARIAARMALAVTGAGGLALLAGFLLLGYIAGSFELSEILRRGDAIRAHPLYPLMLVLILLAAFTKSAQFPFHFWLPNAMAAPTPVSAYLHSATMVKAGVFLLARFYPVLSGTDLWLVLVGTTGAVTFAYGAYVALLKHDFKGLLAYSTISHLGLITLLFGLGTSMSAVAAVFHIINHAIFKASLFMAAGIIDHECGTRDMRRINGLFKYMPWTGTLAILAAGSMAGVPLLNGFLSKEMFFTETVGHPAFQGYTTWLLPAFATIAGMLSVAYSARFVHDVFFNGEPVNLPRTPHEPARWMRLPVEVLVVLVLLVGLLPQFSVRTILTAAAEAVLAGAAPDFKLAVWHGWNLPLTMSIAAFGLGLMHYWRRRHLFDLHERYAPKISSPVAFERVYREAGRWSSWLLHAIDNRSLQRYLTLLLAFVVLYCLWAWWSVQTRQLSGPLGVTPPDAMSVAAFVALAVGAVGTVAFRRQRLVAVIFMSVVGLVVALAFIRFKAPDLALTQLSVEVVTIVLLLLALRFLPGDARPLSSSARRSRDAGLALLGGGGVAALAYAMLTRPFETISGFHLANAVPGGGGSNVVNVILVDFRGFDTLGEIAVLAMAALGLHALLDGLRLAPHAGGAQREADRHPIMLAQLMRPLLPLALAVAVYIFLRGHNLPGGGFIAGLIAAVALMLQYLAGGIDFATARLRADYVRVLGVGLSVATATGVASWLLGYPFLTSTFGYVHPPVIEKFELASAMAFDLGVFLVVVASVLLALSELGTLSRREASAQSGKTRP from the coding sequence ATGGAGCCGGCACCGCTCATCGCGCTCTTGCTGACACCCTTTGTCGCGGCGCCGCTGGTCGCGGCTCTGGCACGGCGGAGAAGACGCGATGCGGCCTGGGCCGCGGCCGCGGCGAAGCTGGTGGGGCTGGCGCTGCTGGCCCCCCTGGTACCGGGCGTGCTGGCCGGCGATTCGACCGTCGTACGCCTGTCATGGCTGCCCGAATGGGGGCTCGACATCGCGCTGAGGCTGGACGGTCTCGGGCTGATGTTTGCGCTCCTGATTCTGGGCATCGGGCTGCTCATCGTCCTCTACGCGGCCTATTACCTGCCTGAATACGATCGTCTCGGGCGCTTCTACGCGCTCCTGCTGACGTTCGCCGGCGGAATGCTCGGCGTCGTGCTGGCCGAGAACCTGATCCTGATGCTGGTGTTCTGGGAGGTGACGAGCCTCACCTCCTTCCTGCTGATCGCCTACAAGTACGAGGCGCACGACGCCCGCATCGCCGCGCGCATGGCGCTTGCCGTCACCGGCGCAGGCGGCCTTGCGCTGCTGGCGGGCTTCCTGCTGCTTGGGTACATCGCGGGCAGCTTCGAGCTGAGCGAGATTCTGCGACGCGGCGACGCCATCCGCGCCCATCCGCTCTATCCCCTCATGCTGGTCCTGATCCTGCTCGCCGCGTTCACCAAGTCGGCGCAGTTTCCCTTTCACTTCTGGCTGCCCAACGCCATGGCCGCGCCGACGCCGGTCTCCGCCTATCTGCACTCGGCGACGATGGTGAAGGCCGGCGTGTTCCTGCTGGCGCGTTTCTATCCGGTGCTGTCGGGCACCGACCTGTGGCTCGTTCTGGTGGGCACGACAGGGGCGGTCACCTTCGCCTACGGGGCCTATGTCGCGCTGCTGAAGCACGACTTCAAAGGCCTCCTGGCATACTCGACCATCAGTCACCTGGGGCTCATCACGCTGCTCTTCGGTCTGGGCACGTCGATGAGCGCGGTCGCCGCCGTCTTCCACATCATCAACCACGCCATCTTCAAGGCCTCGCTGTTCATGGCGGCCGGCATCATCGACCACGAGTGCGGAACGCGCGACATGCGGCGCATCAACGGGCTGTTCAAGTACATGCCCTGGACAGGGACGCTGGCGATACTGGCCGCCGGCTCGATGGCCGGCGTGCCGCTCCTCAATGGCTTCCTGTCGAAGGAGATGTTCTTCACCGAGACGGTCGGGCATCCCGCTTTTCAGGGCTATACGACCTGGCTTCTGCCGGCCTTCGCGACCATCGCCGGCATGCTCTCCGTCGCCTATTCGGCGCGCTTCGTGCACGACGTGTTCTTCAACGGCGAGCCGGTCAACCTGCCGCGAACGCCGCACGAGCCGGCCCGCTGGATGCGGTTGCCGGTCGAGGTTCTGGTCGTCCTCGTGCTGCTCGTCGGCCTCCTGCCGCAGTTCTCCGTCAGGACCATCCTCACGGCCGCTGCGGAAGCCGTGCTGGCGGGGGCCGCGCCCGACTTCAAGCTGGCGGTCTGGCACGGCTGGAACCTGCCCCTGACGATGAGCATCGCCGCCTTCGGCCTGGGTCTCATGCACTACTGGCGCCGCCGCCATCTGTTCGATCTGCACGAGCGCTACGCGCCGAAGATCTCGAGCCCCGTCGCCTTCGAGCGAGTCTATCGTGAAGCCGGCCGCTGGTCGTCCTGGCTCCTGCACGCCATCGACAACCGCTCGCTGCAGCGCTACCTGACCCTGCTCCTCGCGTTCGTCGTGCTCTACTGCTTGTGGGCCTGGTGGAGTGTCCAGACAAGACAGCTGTCTGGCCCGCTCGGCGTGACACCGCCCGACGCCATGAGCGTCGCGGCCTTCGTCGCCCTCGCGGTCGGCGCCGTCGGCACCGTCGCCTTCCGTCGTCAAAGGCTGGTCGCCGTCATCTTCATGAGCGTCGTCGGGCTTGTCGTCGCCCTCGCCTTCATTCGCTTCAAGGCCCCGGACCTTGCCCTGACCCAGCTCTCGGTCGAGGTGGTGACGATCGTTCTCCTGCTCCTGGCGCTGCGCTTCCTGCCCGGCGACGCTAGGCCGCTCAGCTCGTCCGCCCGAAGATCGCGCGACGCCGGACTCGCCCTGCTCGGTGGCGGCGGCGTCGCGGCACTCGCCTATGCCATGCTGACGCGGCCATTCGAGACGATCTCCGGCTTTCACCTTGCCAATGCCGTACCGGGCGGCGGCGGCAGCAACGTGGTCAACGTCATTCTCGTCGACTTCCGGGGCTTCGACACGCTGGGCGAGATCGCCGTGCTCGCCATGGCGGCGCTGGGCCTGCACGCACTGCTGGACGGTCTGCGCCTCGCGCCCCATGCGGGCGGCGCCCAGAGGGAGGCGGATCGCCATCCGATCATGCTGGCCCAGCTGATGCGCCCGCTGTTGCCGCTGGCGCTCGCCGTCGCTGTCTACATCTTTCTCAGAGGGCACAACCTGCCGGGCGGCGGCTTCATCGCCGGCCTCATCGCCGCCGTCGCGCTGATGCTGCAATACCTGGCCGGCGGGATCGACTTCGCGACGGCGCGGCTTCGGGCCGACTACGTCCGCGTGCTCGGCGTCGGCCTCAGCGTCGCCACGGCTACGGGCGTGGCGAGCTGGCTCCTGGGCTATCCCTTCCTCACCAGCACCTTCGGCTACGTCCATCCGCCGGTGATCGAGAAGTTCGAGCTGGCCTCGGCAATGGCCTTCGATCTCGGCGTGTTCCTGGTGGTGGTGGCGAGCGTCCTGCTGGCGCTCTCCGAGCTCGGAACCCTGAGCCGGCGCGAGGCGTCAGCGCAATCCGGAAAGACGAGGCCCTAG
- a CDS encoding Na+/H+ antiporter subunit C: MEALVSLGIGLLTACGLYLVLRPSTFSVVLGLTLLSYAVNTLIFFGGRLNATAPPLMLPGSSGHADPLPQALVLTAIVIGFGMTAYLVALALRAKGESGTDHVDAAEDR; encoded by the coding sequence ATGGAAGCACTAGTTTCGCTCGGTATCGGCCTGCTGACTGCCTGCGGCCTCTACCTGGTTCTGAGGCCGTCGACCTTCTCGGTCGTGCTCGGCCTCACGCTTCTGTCCTACGCGGTCAATACGCTGATCTTCTTCGGCGGGCGGCTCAATGCGACCGCGCCGCCGCTGATGCTCCCTGGCTCGAGCGGTCATGCCGATCCGCTGCCGCAGGCTCTCGTGCTGACGGCGATCGTCATCGGATTCGGGATGACCGCCTACCTCGTCGCCCTGGCATTGCGCGCGAAGGGCGAGAGCGGCACGGACCACGTCGATGCGGCGGAAGATCGATGA
- a CDS encoding monovalent cation/H+ antiporter subunit D, with protein MSHLPILPVVIPLGAAALLLVLHGIGSAGKRIVSLVSVLALAAVAVALLWSASEGPIQVYRLGDWPAPYGIVIVLDRLAALMVALTAALALPVVLAATSGADTRGRHFHALLQLQIAGLSGAFLTGDLFNLFVFFEILLLASYGLLLHGGGLARARAGLAYVILNLVGSALFLIALGLLYGTLGTLNMADVATVLPLVAAQDQALVKTAAALLVAVFLLKAALLPLGFWLPHVYTAACLPVAVLFVIMTKVGVYALLRVSLTGFAAAPFTADLLQPWLPWLAIGTIAVGAVGALAADRLAMVVANVVLMSSGTLLLGVATSSIEATTAALYYLVHTTIVTAALFLLVDALARQRGALADSLGKGPRLASLMALGTAYLLLAVAASGAPPLSGLIGKLMVMQSLAGTGTGPAAWGALLVSGLVVALVLARAASAFFWEPGTADNAAPPASRASTGTRGLWLALILMLAVTPVLTLAAGPIAGYARATARELAAREAYVTAVLGMRATIERERRP; from the coding sequence ATGAGCCATCTGCCCATCCTTCCCGTCGTGATCCCGCTCGGCGCCGCGGCGTTGCTGCTCGTCCTGCACGGCATCGGCAGCGCGGGAAAGCGCATCGTCTCTCTGGTCTCGGTGCTGGCTCTCGCGGCTGTCGCCGTCGCCCTGCTGTGGTCGGCGAGCGAGGGCCCGATCCAGGTCTACCGGCTCGGCGACTGGCCGGCTCCCTATGGCATCGTGATCGTGCTCGACCGGCTCGCGGCCCTCATGGTCGCCTTGACCGCGGCGCTGGCGCTGCCCGTCGTCCTGGCGGCGACGTCGGGCGCGGACACGCGGGGCCGGCACTTCCATGCCCTGCTCCAGCTCCAGATAGCGGGGCTGAGCGGCGCGTTCCTGACGGGTGACCTGTTCAATCTCTTCGTCTTCTTCGAGATTCTGCTGCTCGCCTCCTACGGGCTGCTGCTGCACGGCGGCGGACTCGCGCGGGCTCGCGCGGGACTTGCCTACGTGATCCTGAACCTCGTCGGCTCGGCGCTCTTCCTCATCGCGCTCGGCCTGCTGTACGGCACGTTGGGCACCCTCAACATGGCGGATGTGGCGACGGTCCTGCCGCTTGTCGCCGCGCAGGACCAGGCGCTGGTCAAGACGGCGGCGGCACTGCTGGTGGCGGTGTTCCTGCTGAAGGCCGCGCTGCTGCCGCTCGGCTTCTGGCTTCCCCATGTCTACACGGCGGCCTGCCTGCCCGTGGCCGTTCTGTTCGTGATCATGACCAAGGTGGGCGTCTACGCCCTGCTGCGCGTCTCCCTGACCGGCTTCGCTGCGGCGCCCTTCACGGCGGACCTCCTGCAGCCCTGGCTGCCGTGGCTGGCGATCGGCACCATCGCCGTCGGTGCCGTCGGCGCGCTGGCCGCCGATCGCCTTGCGATGGTCGTCGCCAACGTGGTGCTGATGTCGAGCGGAACGCTGCTGCTCGGCGTCGCCACCTCGAGCATCGAGGCGACGACGGCCGCGCTCTACTACCTGGTGCACACGACGATCGTCACCGCCGCGCTGTTCCTGCTGGTCGACGCGCTCGCGCGGCAGCGCGGCGCGCTTGCCGACAGCCTGGGGAAGGGCCCACGGCTGGCCAGCCTGATGGCCCTCGGCACCGCGTATCTACTGCTCGCGGTAGCGGCAAGCGGTGCACCACCGCTTTCCGGCCTGATCGGCAAGCTGATGGTCATGCAGTCCCTCGCCGGGACCGGCACGGGACCTGCCGCATGGGGAGCGCTGCTGGTCTCCGGCCTCGTCGTCGCGCTGGTCCTGGCGCGGGCGGCGAGCGCTTTCTTCTGGGAGCCGGGCACGGCGGATAATGCGGCCCCGCCCGCCAGTCGTGCGTCGACGGGAACCAGAGGCTTGTGGCTGGCGCTGATCCTGATGCTCGCCGTGACACCTGTCCTGACGCTGGCGGCCGGCCCCATCGCCGGATACGCGCGGGCCACGGCCAGGGAGCTGGCGGCCAGGGAGGCCTACGTGACGGCCGTGCTGGGGATGCGAGCCACCATCGAGCGGGAGCGCCGACCATGA
- a CDS encoding Na+/H+ antiporter subunit E encodes MSLIERLVPQPIMTLAILGLWMVLASSPSLGNLLLGTILGLAIPWLTQSFWPDFPRVARPLRGTLLFVRIVGDILIANWQVARLVVGPLKRLRPAFVEIPIEIEDPFVASLLGSIVSLTPGTVSIEIDRERNVLMVHALDVEDQSRMIATIKSRYEAPLKEIFRC; translated from the coding sequence ATGAGCCTGATCGAACGCCTCGTTCCGCAACCGATCATGACACTCGCGATCCTCGGGTTGTGGATGGTGCTCGCATCGAGCCCGAGTCTCGGCAATCTGCTGCTCGGCACGATTCTGGGCCTGGCCATCCCGTGGCTTACCCAGAGCTTCTGGCCGGACTTCCCGCGCGTCGCCCGCCCGCTTCGCGGCACCTTGCTGTTCGTTCGCATCGTCGGCGACATTCTCATCGCCAACTGGCAGGTGGCGCGCCTGGTCGTCGGCCCGCTCAAACGGCTCCGTCCAGCGTTCGTGGAGATTCCCATCGAGATCGAGGACCCCTTCGTCGCCAGCCTTCTCGGCAGCATCGTCTCCCTTACGCCCGGCACCGTGTCGATCGAGATCGACCGCGAGCGCAACGTGCTGATGGTTCACGCCCTCGATGTGGAGGACCAATCAAGGATGATCGCCACGATAAAGTCGCGTTACGAGGCGCCGCTGAAGGAGATCTTCCGATGCTGA
- a CDS encoding K+/H+ antiporter subunit F, which yields MLSIAITLALTVLAVAMALNLWRLARGPSMPDRILALDTLAINTMALVMLVGIGLSSAVYFEAALLIAMMGFVGTVALCKFLLSGDIIE from the coding sequence ATGCTGAGCATCGCCATCACCCTCGCCCTCACAGTGCTTGCCGTTGCCATGGCGCTCAATCTCTGGCGTCTCGCCAGGGGCCCGAGCATGCCGGATCGCATCCTCGCGCTCGATACTCTTGCCATCAACACCATGGCCCTTGTCATGCTGGTGGGCATCGGCCTGTCGTCCGCGGTCTACTTCGAGGCGGCGCTGCTGATCGCCATGATGGGCTTCGTCGGGACGGTCGCGCTTTGCAAGTTCCTCCTGAGCGGCGACATCATCGAGTAG
- a CDS encoding Na+/H+ antiporter subunit G has product MLTELAISILILIGAAFALLGSIGLARLPDFFTRLHGPTKATTLGVGAIVIASLVHSSATSGGVSLRELAISLFLFITAPVSAHLLGKAMLRTSSRRGDEGAES; this is encoded by the coding sequence ATGCTCACCGAGCTGGCGATATCCATACTCATCCTGATCGGCGCGGCGTTCGCGCTCCTCGGCTCGATCGGGCTGGCGCGTCTGCCGGATTTCTTCACCCGCCTGCACGGCCCGACCAAGGCCACGACGCTTGGCGTTGGGGCGATCGTGATCGCCTCGCTGGTCCACTCCAGCGCCACGAGCGGCGGCGTGAGCCTGAGGGAACTCGCGATCTCGCTGTTTCTCTTCATCACGGCGCCGGTCAGCGCGCATCTGCTCGGAAAGGCCATGCTCCGCACGAGCAGCCGACGCGGCGACGAGGGGGCCGAAAGCTGA
- a CDS encoding MFS transporter has translation MTEARPISPLKIALVAMLLQQTCATLGRAVVPLIAPAIVADLAISPALVGVFLSISSAAGFLSTLVCGGFILRFGALRMTQVGMLSLGGGLALSAIGWVGSFVPGGFASGLGQAVSTPSSSHLLGRFSPPHLAPLIFSLKQTGVPAGLMLAGILAPALVEAYGWQAAILVCAAICAGTAVALQPLRARFDTDRNPTQPLTPAAIRGNIVSVLREPALRLLCFTMFSFVGLQALFTGFFVLYLVQGLGNELARAGLVFSVAVAVAVPARIGWGWVGSRLMRPDRLLALLGIAMSAAAALTAALQGDWPIWLLVLSASLFSATAVSWHGVLLAEVARLSPPGRIGATTGVVLSFGDAGSLLLPLLFSAALALADSYRIGFVIGGLPCLIVGLYGLRVLARG, from the coding sequence GTGACGGAGGCCCGACCGATTTCCCCGCTCAAGATCGCCCTGGTGGCGATGCTGCTGCAGCAGACCTGCGCCACCCTGGGGCGCGCGGTGGTCCCGCTGATCGCGCCGGCGATCGTCGCCGATCTGGCGATCAGCCCGGCGCTGGTCGGCGTCTTCCTCAGCATCTCCTCGGCCGCCGGCTTCCTCTCCACCCTGGTCTGCGGCGGCTTCATCCTGCGCTTCGGCGCGCTGCGCATGACGCAGGTCGGCATGCTGTCGCTGGGCGGCGGGCTGGCGCTCAGCGCCATCGGCTGGGTCGGCAGCTTCGTGCCCGGCGGCTTCGCCAGCGGCCTGGGCCAGGCGGTATCGACGCCGTCGAGCTCGCATCTGCTGGGCCGCTTCTCGCCGCCGCACCTGGCGCCGCTGATCTTCTCGCTCAAGCAGACCGGCGTGCCGGCCGGGCTGATGCTGGCCGGCATCCTCGCGCCGGCGCTGGTCGAGGCCTATGGCTGGCAGGCGGCGATCCTGGTCTGCGCCGCGATCTGCGCCGGCACGGCGGTGGCGCTGCAGCCGCTGCGCGCGCGCTTCGACACCGACCGCAACCCGACGCAGCCGCTGACGCCGGCGGCGATCCGCGGCAACATCGTCTCGGTGCTGCGCGAGCCGGCGTTGCGCCTGCTGTGCTTCACCATGTTCAGCTTCGTCGGCCTGCAGGCGCTGTTCACCGGCTTCTTCGTGCTCTACCTGGTGCAGGGCCTGGGCAACGAGCTGGCGCGCGCCGGGCTGGTGTTCTCGGTCGCCGTCGCCGTCGCGGTGCCGGCGCGCATCGGCTGGGGCTGGGTCGGTTCGCGCCTGATGCGGCCCGACCGGCTGCTCGCCCTGCTCGGCATCGCCATGTCGGCCGCCGCCGCTCTGACCGCCGCGCTGCAGGGCGACTGGCCGATCTGGCTGCTGGTGCTGTCGGCGAGCCTGTTCAGCGCCACCGCGGTGAGCTGGCACGGCGTGCTGCTGGCCGAGGTCGCGCGCCTGTCGCCGCCCGGGCGCATCGGCGCCACCACCGGCGTCGTGCTGTCCTTCGGCGATGCGGGATCGCTGCTGCTGCCGCTGCTGTTCAGCGCCGCGCTGGCGCTGGCCGACAGCTACCGCATCGGCTTCGTGATTGGCGGCCTGCCATGCCTCATCGTCGGCCTTTACGGCCTGCGCGTTCTTGCGCGTGGCTAG
- a CDS encoding mandelate racemase/muconate lactonizing enzyme family protein: MKIASYEATILRVPEDDPLADMPEEAGRLRPIVILRLRTDSGIEGIGVTLYGGRLTRSLHAAVEDLGAAIVGEDPMRIEHIVAKLRAGTGDACGPGGIFTLALSAIDTALWDIRGKALDQPLWKLLGGHRDRVATYASGSLRRGLTDAQARQAAGILVRKGFKAMKTQMALPGNPTPAEEARRVRVVREAIGPDITLMCDINQRWRPEQAIDFGSRIEDVGLFWLEDVTAHDDYAGLARVTAALKTPVAGGEYVWGIVPFRHMIEARSVDIVMIDLARVGGVTQWMKVAGMAEAFNLPVVSHVMPEILLHMVAACPNGLTVEYMPWMLALYEETPAIEDGMLVLPHKPGLGLTFDEKAIARFKA; this comes from the coding sequence ATGAAGATCGCCAGCTACGAGGCCACGATCCTGCGTGTGCCCGAGGACGATCCGCTGGCCGACATGCCGGAGGAGGCGGGCCGGCTGCGGCCCATCGTCATCCTGCGCCTGCGCACCGACAGCGGCATCGAGGGTATCGGCGTGACGCTCTATGGCGGGCGCCTGACGCGTTCGCTGCATGCCGCGGTCGAGGATCTCGGCGCCGCGATCGTCGGCGAGGATCCGATGCGCATCGAGCACATCGTCGCCAAGCTGCGCGCCGGCACCGGCGATGCCTGCGGGCCGGGCGGCATCTTCACGCTCGCGCTGTCGGCGATCGACACCGCGCTGTGGGACATCAGGGGCAAGGCGCTCGACCAGCCGCTGTGGAAGCTGCTGGGCGGCCATCGCGATCGGGTTGCGACCTACGCCTCGGGCTCGCTGCGCCGTGGCCTGACTGACGCGCAGGCCAGGCAGGCGGCGGGGATCCTGGTACGCAAGGGCTTCAAGGCGATGAAGACCCAGATGGCGCTGCCCGGCAATCCGACGCCGGCGGAGGAAGCGCGCCGCGTGCGCGTGGTGCGCGAGGCGATCGGGCCGGACATCACCCTGATGTGCGACATCAACCAGCGCTGGCGGCCGGAGCAGGCGATCGACTTCGGCAGCCGCATCGAGGATGTCGGGCTGTTCTGGCTCGAGGACGTCACGGCGCACGACGACTACGCCGGCCTCGCGCGCGTCACGGCGGCGCTGAAGACGCCGGTCGCCGGCGGCGAGTATGTCTGGGGCATCGTGCCCTTCCGCCACATGATCGAGGCGCGCTCGGTCGACATCGTGATGATCGACCTGGCGCGCGTCGGCGGCGTGACGCAATGGATGAAGGTCGCCGGCATGGCCGAGGCCTTCAACCTGCCGGTGGTCAGTCACGTGATGCCCGAGATCCTGCTGCACATGGTGGCGGCGTGCCCCAACGGGCTCACCGTCGAGTACATGCCGTGGATGCTGGCGCTCTACGAGGAGACGCCGGCGATCGAGGACGGCATGCTGGTGCTGCCGCACAAGCCGGGACTGGGCCTGACGTTCGACGAGAAGGCGATCGCCCGGTTCAAGGCATGA